The Hymenobacter sp. GOD-10R genome includes a window with the following:
- a CDS encoding gluconate:H+ symporter codes for MPLLLVLAAVVLLLILTIGFKLNAFIALILVAMALGLAEGMAAKAVLTSIQNGIGSMLGSVAMILGFGAMLGTLLIESGAVQRITYQLIRAFGTKHIQWAVMLTGFVVGLPMYYMAGFVLLVPLVFAIAASTRLPLLYVGVPLVAALSVTHGYLPPHPGPTAIAVLFKADISLTLLYGLVIAVPAVIIAGPIFSKFLKRYNPTPPAGLAMPKEFTEAEMPSFGVSLFTVLTPVLLMALGAVAALVLPAASKTRQLLEFISDANLAMLISVLVAMVTLGLSRGKNMKQVMDLIGASISGIAMILLVIAGGGALKQVLVDSGVGNYITAMFNDLHLSPLFMAWAIAAILRICLGTSTVASLTAGGVVLPLIGTTAVKPELMVLAVGAGSLVCSHVNDPGFWIFKEYFNLTIPQTLATWTVLETVVSVIGLVGVFALDVVV; via the coding sequence ATGCCTTTACTTCTCGTGCTGGCGGCCGTAGTGCTACTGCTTATTCTGACGATAGGCTTTAAACTCAACGCGTTCATCGCTCTGATTCTCGTAGCCATGGCGCTGGGTTTGGCCGAAGGCATGGCGGCAAAAGCGGTATTAACCTCCATTCAGAATGGCATCGGCAGCATGCTAGGATCGGTAGCGATGATCCTGGGATTTGGGGCCATGCTCGGCACGCTGCTCATCGAGAGTGGGGCCGTGCAGCGGATTACCTACCAACTCATTCGCGCCTTCGGCACGAAGCACATCCAGTGGGCCGTGATGCTGACTGGGTTTGTGGTGGGCCTGCCGATGTACTACATGGCGGGTTTTGTGCTGTTGGTGCCGCTGGTATTTGCCATTGCGGCGTCTACGCGGCTGCCGCTGCTGTACGTGGGCGTGCCGCTGGTAGCAGCGCTGTCGGTTACGCACGGCTACCTGCCACCGCATCCCGGCCCAACAGCCATAGCGGTGCTGTTCAAGGCCGATATTTCGCTGACATTGCTCTATGGGCTAGTTATTGCCGTGCCGGCCGTCATTATCGCAGGGCCCATCTTCTCGAAGTTTCTGAAGCGCTACAATCCAACACCACCGGCTGGGCTAGCTATGCCCAAAGAGTTTACGGAAGCGGAGATGCCTAGCTTCGGGGTCAGCTTGTTTACCGTGCTCACGCCGGTGCTGCTGATGGCGCTCGGAGCCGTCGCTGCGCTAGTGCTGCCAGCCGCGTCCAAAACACGACAGTTGCTGGAGTTCATCAGCGACGCCAACCTAGCTATGCTCATCTCGGTGCTCGTGGCCATGGTGACGCTCGGGCTCAGCCGGGGCAAAAATATGAAGCAGGTAATGGACTTAATCGGAGCTTCTATCTCCGGCATTGCCATGATTCTACTGGTCATTGCTGGCGGCGGCGCCCTGAAGCAAGTGCTAGTAGATAGTGGCGTAGGAAACTACATCACGGCCATGTTCAACGACTTACATCTGTCGCCGCTGTTCATGGCGTGGGCTATTGCGGCCATTCTGCGCATCTGCTTAGGTACTTCCACGGTGGCTTCGCTGACGGCCGGCGGCGTGGTGCTGCCCCTGATAGGTACTACAGCCGTGAAGCCGGAGCTGATGGTACTGGCGGTAGGGGCGGGCAGCTTAGTGTGTTCGCACGTCAACGACCCAGGCTTTTGGATTTTTAAAGAATACTTCAACCTGACCATTCCGCAAACCCTTGCCACCTGGACGGTGCTCGAAACGGTAGTTTCAGTGATTGGCTTAGTAGGTGTATTTGCCTTGGATGTGGTAGTGTAA
- a CDS encoding gluconokinase, producing MASGSIFIVMGVSGSGKTTIGQMLAKKLAIPFHDADDFHSAANKAKMGSGIPLTDDDRKDWLAQMAAGITEWEKTGGAVLACSALKEAYRQTLQGGAEQPIKWIFLDGSRELLRSRLEHRTDHYMKADLLDSQLNTLEKPGYGLRIELSNEQRPQDVITQITRYYDLEQVEHK from the coding sequence ATGGCCAGTGGCAGTATTTTCATTGTAATGGGCGTGTCGGGCAGCGGCAAGACAACGATAGGGCAAATGCTGGCGAAGAAGCTAGCCATACCGTTCCACGACGCCGACGATTTTCATTCAGCCGCTAACAAGGCCAAAATGGGCAGCGGCATCCCGCTTACCGACGACGACCGCAAAGATTGGCTCGCGCAGATGGCAGCGGGCATCACCGAGTGGGAAAAAACCGGCGGGGCGGTGCTAGCCTGCTCGGCCCTGAAAGAAGCCTACCGACAGACGCTGCAAGGTGGCGCTGAGCAGCCTATTAAGTGGATATTTCTGGATGGCTCGCGCGAACTGCTACGCAGCCGTCTGGAGCACCGGACGGATCATTACATGAAAGCTGATCTACTTGATTCGCAGCTGAATACGTTGGAAAAGCCTGGCTATGGCTTGCGCATAGAACTGAGCAATGAGCAGCGCCCGCAGGACGTGATAACCCAAATCACGCGTTATTACGATTTAGAGCAGGTTGAGCATAAGTAA